The Planctomycetota bacterium genome includes a window with the following:
- a CDS encoding TIGR00282 family metallophosphoesterase, with protein MQFRALLVGDVVGKPGRRALAVSLPGLLAERSIDVVIVNGENVAGGSGITPALFEEFRALGIDVVTMGDHVFRRREILPLLAESDRILRPANLPPEAVGRGWTVLESPSGFPFAVVNLLGRTFMKPAGDCPFHAADRALTEIGDRAKLIFVDFHAEATSERIAMGWRLDGRATAVYGTHTHVQTADERVLPGG; from the coding sequence ATGCAATTCCGCGCCCTTCTGGTCGGCGACGTGGTCGGCAAACCCGGCCGCCGAGCCCTCGCCGTCTCGCTGCCCGGCCTCCTCGCCGAACGCTCCATCGACGTCGTCATCGTCAACGGCGAGAACGTCGCGGGCGGCTCGGGCATCACGCCCGCGCTGTTCGAAGAGTTCCGCGCCCTCGGCATCGACGTCGTCACGATGGGCGACCACGTCTTTCGCCGACGCGAAATCCTGCCCCTCCTCGCCGAGTCCGACCGCATCCTCCGCCCCGCCAACCTCCCCCCCGAGGCCGTAGGACGCGGCTGGACCGTCCTGGAGAGTCCGTCGGGGTTCCCCTTCGCCGTTGTGAATCTCCTCGGCCGCACCTTCATGAAACCCGCGGGCGACTGCCCCTTCCACGCCGCCGACCGGGCACTCACGGAGATCGGCGACCGCGCCAAACTCATCTTCGTCGATTTCCACGCCGAGGCCACCAGCGAACGCATCGCCATGGGCTGGCGCCTCGACGGCCGCGCGACCGCCGTCTATGGCACCCACACGCATGTCCAGACAGCCGACGAGCGAGTCCTGCCCGGCGGC